In Spirosoma aureum, a single genomic region encodes these proteins:
- a CDS encoding exodeoxyribonuclease VII large subunit, whose translation MNPIRLSDLAFTLEAVIDDAFGQKAVWVIAETSDIKNYPDRGYCFLTLVERDTSGTSAGRETLAKLDACIWRRNYHTINDFESATGVAFARNIQLLLLVSVGFSPVYGLRLEILKIDPSYTLGNLERERQAVLDALVKNHPDLVWLEAGQYITANQLLPRPAVMQRIALIAAPGSDGWRDFRHELAQNPFGYDFGVDEYLTQVQGKGAEKAICDQLERIRTSNIDYDSVVIVRGGGSQLDFGSFDTYLMGQTVAGFGIPILAGIGHERNVSITDLLCHESVKTPTKAAAFLIEHNRQFEESCLLLRERLALVAREALQTSREQLDAETERLRFVMHNFFRDCHTDLTEKAVTIRHLDPSNVLRRGYALVLRNGHILTKSTGIQSGETLQIQMNDGSINVVSKQSSVLSEH comes from the coding sequence ATGAACCCCATTCGTCTTTCTGACTTAGCCTTTACTCTCGAAGCCGTTATAGACGACGCTTTCGGGCAGAAAGCGGTATGGGTTATTGCCGAGACGAGTGATATCAAAAATTATCCTGACCGGGGCTATTGCTTTCTGACGCTGGTTGAACGCGATACGTCGGGTACGTCGGCAGGTCGGGAAACACTTGCTAAACTCGATGCCTGCATCTGGCGACGAAATTACCACACGATCAACGATTTCGAGAGTGCTACGGGCGTAGCTTTTGCCCGTAATATTCAATTATTGCTCCTTGTATCGGTGGGTTTCAGTCCGGTTTATGGGCTACGGCTGGAAATTCTTAAAATTGACCCTTCCTATACGCTCGGGAATCTGGAACGGGAGCGTCAGGCTGTTCTGGATGCGCTTGTCAAGAATCACCCGGATCTGGTCTGGCTCGAAGCGGGTCAGTACATTACCGCCAACCAATTACTGCCCCGTCCGGCTGTAATGCAACGAATTGCCCTTATTGCGGCTCCCGGCTCCGACGGCTGGCGTGATTTCCGGCATGAGTTGGCGCAAAATCCTTTCGGTTATGATTTCGGGGTCGACGAATACCTGACGCAGGTACAGGGAAAAGGAGCCGAAAAAGCGATTTGCGACCAACTGGAACGCATTCGAACAAGCAACATAGACTATGATTCCGTTGTGATCGTGCGCGGTGGCGGCTCACAACTGGATTTCGGGTCGTTTGATACGTACCTGATGGGGCAAACGGTCGCCGGTTTTGGCATTCCAATTCTGGCAGGCATCGGTCATGAACGCAATGTGAGTATTACTGATTTGCTCTGCCATGAAAGCGTGAAAACGCCAACCAAAGCAGCTGCGTTTCTGATTGAACACAATCGGCAGTTTGAAGAAAGCTGCCTGCTCCTTCGGGAGCGTTTGGCGCTGGTTGCCCGTGAGGCTCTGCAAACTTCCCGCGAACAATTAGACGCTGAAACGGAGCGGTTACGATTTGTTATGCATAATTTTTTTCGTGACTGCCACACCGATCTGACGGAAAAAGCAGTTACCATTCGCCATCTCGATCCGTCTAATGTACTTCGGCGCGGTTACGCACTCGTTCTACGCAACGGCCATATTTTAACCAAAAGTACAGGCATCCAATCTGGCGAAACCCTCCAGATACAGATGAATGACGGCAGCATTAACGTAGTAAGCAAGCAGTCTTCAGTCCTCAGTGAGCACTAA
- a CDS encoding SDR family NAD(P)-dependent oxidoreductase gives MTTETGKTALITGASSGIGRELAALFAKDGYNLVLVARSEDKLQDLADKFRQQFGTTSITVIEKDLSNPEAPQEIYDEVNRQNITVNALVNNAGFGEYGKFATETDLQKELSVIQVNLTALVHLTKLFLKDMVARNEGKILMLGSIASIMPNPLMAVYGATKSFIYSFSEALRNEVNDTDITITVLMPPATDTDFFNKAGAMNTVAQEQARSMDPADVAKEGYQALMKGKDKAIAGFSTKVQAAAFRVLPDSVVSQAARSQMKYVAEAEQEKKPSTLVLGIGIAAVALAGIVIASRYKNHNGWAEGVNLGNAIDRVRYRYKAGQAVGSAKDAIKSVIDSVANAVSTSKAKAEEALV, from the coding sequence ATGACGACGGAAACTGGAAAAACAGCCCTTATTACTGGGGCATCAAGTGGTATCGGCCGAGAATTGGCGGCTTTGTTTGCCAAGGATGGCTATAATCTTGTATTGGTAGCTCGCAGCGAAGACAAACTACAGGATTTAGCTGATAAATTCAGGCAACAGTTCGGCACAACATCCATTACGGTCATTGAAAAAGACCTATCGAACCCTGAAGCACCACAGGAAATTTACGATGAGGTCAATCGCCAGAATATTACCGTTAATGCGCTGGTTAACAATGCAGGTTTTGGTGAATATGGCAAGTTCGCTACCGAAACGGATTTACAGAAAGAACTAAGTGTCATTCAGGTCAATCTAACGGCACTCGTTCACCTGACGAAGCTGTTTCTGAAAGATATGGTAGCGCGCAATGAAGGCAAAATTCTGATGCTCGGTTCAATTGCCTCAATTATGCCCAATCCGCTTATGGCTGTGTACGGAGCTACAAAATCATTCATCTATTCGTTTTCAGAAGCTTTGCGCAACGAAGTAAACGATACCGACATCACCATTACGGTGTTAATGCCCCCTGCAACCGATACGGACTTCTTCAATAAGGCAGGAGCCATGAATACTGTAGCACAGGAACAGGCCCGCTCGATGGACCCGGCCGATGTGGCTAAAGAAGGGTATCAGGCGCTGATGAAAGGCAAAGACAAAGCAATTGCCGGCTTCTCGACCAAGGTGCAGGCTGCCGCTTTTCGCGTGTTACCCGATTCGGTCGTTAGTCAGGCTGCGCGATCGCAGATGAAATATGTAGCCGAAGCCGAACAGGAGAAAAAACCGTCGACGCTGGTCCTGGGAATCGGTATTGCCGCAGTCGCCCTTGCCGGTATTGTCATTGCCTCCCGGTATAAAAATCACAATGGCTGGGCCGAAGGTGTCAATCTGGGCAATGCCATCGACCGGGTTCGCTATCGCTATAAAGCCGGGCAAGCTGTTGGATCGGCCAAAGACGCTATTAAATCAGTCATTGATTCGGTGGCGAATGCCGTTTCTACATCAAAAGCCAAAGCAGAAGAGGCTTTGGTTTGA
- a CDS encoding OmpA family protein, whose translation MNLFATLNEVLNSDVLTRIASYVDEPTEKTNKAVNGLVYTIVGGLMKRTTTEIGVNQLFNHIQKGRYDGTLTDNLATVLRDPSQTNALITQGDEVISHLLPAMKSSIGSMISGYAGIRNSSAISLLGLTSTIVLHVLGKQVKDRKLDADGLAASLFTEREAFVNAVPEEFMPRLVEKVGLQQVVSGLATPARRTATEGPGRSVSSSSGSTARTTATVNRPSVSYDPVDESDTDNGALTKWGMGALLAVALGIGGYYVFQNTKNHSATSEEASDVTTITSDTIQADTVTRSLAVPIDTTAKPKPKVTPPMASTAVSPAQSGALAGNLTQLMTPYLGNAALPKGKIFPLAGVSFYPGSLSLTAGSQATIGELATLLKTYPQLQIQLVGYANDAQVGTGTTNKSLSFKRVNQIKQQLMSSGIDFVRIDAIGRGTGVPKNDTSGIVRPALRKIDVKVVVK comes from the coding sequence ATGAATTTGTTTGCCACGTTAAATGAAGTACTGAATTCGGACGTTCTGACACGGATTGCCTCCTATGTTGACGAGCCGACCGAAAAAACGAACAAGGCTGTCAATGGCCTTGTGTATACAATTGTTGGTGGTCTGATGAAACGGACCACAACCGAAATTGGTGTTAATCAACTCTTTAATCATATTCAGAAAGGCCGTTACGACGGTACTCTAACCGATAATCTGGCCACCGTTTTACGTGATCCCAGCCAAACCAACGCACTAATCACGCAGGGAGATGAAGTGATCAGTCATTTGCTACCGGCGATGAAAAGTTCGATCGGCAGTATGATTTCTGGCTACGCAGGTATTCGTAACTCATCGGCAATTTCGCTGTTAGGCCTTACGAGCACCATTGTTTTGCATGTATTGGGCAAACAGGTAAAAGACAGAAAACTGGATGCCGATGGTCTGGCCGCTTCACTGTTCACAGAGCGGGAAGCATTCGTTAATGCAGTGCCAGAAGAGTTTATGCCCCGGCTCGTCGAAAAAGTTGGCCTTCAGCAGGTTGTAAGCGGCCTGGCAACTCCGGCCCGACGCACCGCAACCGAGGGACCCGGCCGTTCTGTTTCGAGTTCGTCCGGCTCAACAGCACGAACAACAGCTACCGTTAATCGGCCCTCCGTAAGTTACGACCCAGTTGATGAATCAGACACTGATAACGGAGCATTGACAAAATGGGGAATGGGGGCCCTGCTGGCAGTGGCGCTTGGCATTGGGGGTTATTATGTATTCCAGAACACCAAAAACCATTCGGCAACATCAGAGGAAGCAAGCGACGTGACCACAATCACGAGCGATACGATCCAGGCAGATACGGTAACCCGGTCATTAGCCGTACCGATCGATACGACTGCGAAACCGAAACCTAAAGTGACACCCCCTATGGCATCGACAGCCGTATCGCCCGCGCAATCGGGTGCACTGGCGGGAAATCTGACTCAGCTCATGACGCCCTACCTCGGTAATGCAGCGTTGCCAAAGGGTAAAATTTTCCCGCTGGCAGGCGTATCTTTTTATCCAGGTTCCTTATCATTGACGGCTGGCTCACAGGCAACTATAGGCGAGCTGGCAACCTTGCTGAAAACATATCCACAGTTGCAAATTCAGCTCGTCGGTTATGCAAATGATGCACAGGTAGGCACTGGCACTACCAACAAAAGCTTATCGTTCAAGCGTGTCAATCAAATCAAACAGCAACTGATGTCATCCGGCATTGATTTCGTTCGAATCGACGCCATTGGCCGTGGTACTGGAGTACCTAAGAATGACACGTCCGGCATAGTTCGGCCTGCCCTCCGAAAAATTGATGTGAAAGTTGTTGTGAAGTAA
- a CDS encoding DUF4136 domain-containing protein: MKTLTGLLLLLITLLTGCSSYRITRNQADKTATWSAYRTFAFVDTNRIDPSPREAYQATVEQIKQAVAAELANRGYQQTKDNPDLLVNIGAVVKEKTQTRQTTINEAPLYIGQRRYQWRSQEVPVGTYQEGTVNLHIVDAQRNALIWDVAISSVLNRQQVTPVQIGEAISKVFSKFPGNR, from the coding sequence ATGAAAACGCTCACTGGACTTTTGCTCCTGCTAATTACCCTACTTACGGGTTGTTCATCTTACCGAATTACCCGAAATCAGGCTGATAAAACTGCGACCTGGTCGGCTTATCGAACCTTTGCTTTTGTCGATACCAATCGCATCGATCCTTCACCCCGTGAGGCTTATCAGGCAACGGTCGAGCAGATAAAGCAGGCTGTAGCTGCTGAGCTGGCCAATCGGGGATATCAGCAAACAAAGGATAATCCGGATTTACTCGTAAATATTGGCGCTGTTGTGAAAGAAAAAACACAGACTCGCCAAACGACAATTAACGAGGCTCCACTTTATATTGGTCAACGGCGCTATCAATGGCGAAGTCAGGAGGTACCGGTTGGTACGTATCAGGAGGGAACCGTCAATCTGCATATTGTTGATGCCCAGCGTAATGCGCTTATCTGGGATGTAGCCATATCGAGCGTTTTAAACCGACAGCAGGTAACACCGGTCCAAATTGGAGAAGCCATCAGTAAGGTTTTTTCTAAATTTCCCGGCAATCGGTGA
- the xseB gene encoding exodeoxyribonuclease VII small subunit, translated as MTYQEAYDQLATLVDEIENDQVPLDELPGKIRLATELITFCQNRLRDVETEYQEVIERLPKR; from the coding sequence ATGACCTATCAGGAAGCTTATGACCAACTCGCCACGTTGGTTGATGAAATTGAAAATGACCAGGTTCCACTCGATGAGTTACCCGGTAAAATTCGGTTAGCGACCGAACTGATCACATTTTGTCAAAATCGGCTTCGGGATGTCGAAACAGAGTACCAGGAAGTAATTGAACGGCTGCCTAAGCGATAA